TATCTCATTTCTTAGCTCATTTGTGGCGTTTTGCAGGTAGCATGAGTTTGTGATAAAGCTATAAAACTCCAAGTCGTTTGCGACTAAAAATTCGCTATTTTGTTTTAAAAACCTAGCCACCACGCCACTTCCACTAAAGAGGTCGCAGCAGCTAAGCTTATCTTTTTTAAGCTCGTCTTTTGCGTATTTTACGCCTAGATCTATAAAGCCTAAAAGAGAGCGTTTATTACCAAGATAGGTTAAAATTTGCTCTTTTAGATAGGCTTGATTTTCTTGTTTTATTGGCTTCAAATCAGTGCTTTTTTAGTCCCATAGCATCAACGTCAAGCTTGATCTCATCGTTGTTTATGATGACTAAGCCGTGATCTAAAATTTTCTTTGCTATGGCGTGTGCTTCATCAAGTGAGTGCATCTTGTAAGTACCGCATTGAAATTTATTTAGCTCTGGGATTTTATCTTGGTCTTTGACTTCTAAAATATCTTTCATAGAGGCTAACCATGCCTTTTTTACGGCTTCTTCGCTAGGTATGCCGATCACACTCATATAAAAGCCAGTTCTACAGCCCATCGGCGATATATCAATGATCTCCACGCCATTGCCGTTTAGGTGGTTTCTCATAAAGCCAGCAAACAAATGCTCTAATGTGTGAGTACCTTTTTCTGGCAAAATTTCTTCATTTGGCTTGCAAAACCTCAAGTCAAAAACGCTGATATCATCGCCCTTTGGCGTTTTCATACTTTTTGCTAGTCTTACTCCTGGGGCTTGCATTTTTACATGATCTACACAAAAACTATCAAGTAATGGCATATCTTCTCCTTTAAATTTTTGGTAATTCTATCGTAAAAAATGTTTAAAAATTTAAAGGCTCATGCAAAATTTCACATAAGCCTTGTAATATTTGAATGTTTGTGGGTATCAAAATAATAAAAATTTTACTTACTATTATAAATTTCTCATATATTCTGTACTATAAATACCTTGAATACGTCTTTCCATGTCACCATA
This genomic interval from Campylobacter concisus contains the following:
- the luxS gene encoding S-ribosylhomocysteine lyase, with translation MPLLDSFCVDHVKMQAPGVRLAKSMKTPKGDDISVFDLRFCKPNEEILPEKGTHTLEHLFAGFMRNHLNGNGVEIIDISPMGCRTGFYMSVIGIPSEEAVKKAWLASMKDILEVKDQDKIPELNKFQCGTYKMHSLDEAHAIAKKILDHGLVIINNDEIKLDVDAMGLKKH